A window of Ignicoccus hospitalis KIN4/I contains these coding sequences:
- a CDS encoding radical SAM protein: MSWLLLRPDSVAVWKDPAVNERLSWYKDVMLNRAQAKFLIAKSIAAEARPEELSERELWELHSTLREEFERRWEEAKRGKWFKEVKNNFLDVKVELAKRLLGPPCRLCERRCPVDRRKARGACLVDHKAYVHSAFLHLGEEAPLVPSGTIFYGGCPFKCVFCQNWDISQERPTEAPALGPEELARVQERLRREGARNVNHVGGDPIPSAHIIIESLKYLKVNVPQLWNSNMYMTEELLELLLDIIDIWLPDFKYWDDRCAWRLSGVRRYREVVTRNIYKAAQKGDMIIRHLVMPNHLECDTFPILEWIAENVKDKVLVNIMEQYRPEYLVLKFPQRWPDIARPVSAEEVEAARKRADELGIVWRPVS; encoded by the coding sequence ATGTCTTGGCTCCTGCTGAGGCCCGACTCGGTGGCGGTGTGGAAGGACCCGGCGGTGAACGAGAGGCTGAGCTGGTATAAAGACGTAATGTTGAACCGCGCCCAAGCTAAGTTCTTGATAGCGAAGTCTATAGCCGCCGAGGCGAGGCCGGAGGAGCTGAGCGAGAGGGAGCTCTGGGAGCTTCACTCGACGCTGAGGGAAGAGTTCGAGAGGAGGTGGGAAGAGGCCAAGAGGGGGAAGTGGTTTAAAGAGGTGAAGAACAATTTCTTAGACGTCAAGGTGGAGCTCGCTAAGAGGCTCTTGGGGCCCCCTTGTAGGCTGTGCGAGAGGCGCTGCCCGGTGGACCGGAGGAAGGCCAGGGGAGCTTGCTTGGTGGACCACAAGGCCTACGTCCACTCGGCCTTCCTCCACTTAGGAGAGGAGGCCCCCTTAGTCCCCTCCGGCACGATCTTCTACGGCGGCTGTCCGTTCAAGTGCGTGTTCTGCCAGAACTGGGACATAAGCCAAGAGAGGCCTACCGAGGCCCCGGCGCTGGGCCCGGAGGAGCTGGCGAGGGTCCAAGAGAGGCTCCGGCGCGAGGGGGCGAGGAACGTGAACCACGTCGGGGGAGACCCCATCCCGAGTGCCCACATCATAATTGAGAGCTTAAAGTACTTGAAGGTCAACGTTCCCCAACTTTGGAACAGCAACATGTACATGACGGAGGAGCTGTTAGAGCTGTTGTTAGATATAATAGACATCTGGCTCCCGGACTTCAAGTACTGGGACGACCGCTGCGCGTGGAGGCTGAGCGGCGTGAGGAGGTATAGGGAAGTGGTGACCAGGAACATATACAAGGCCGCCCAGAAGGGCGACATGATAATAAGGCACTTGGTTATGCCCAATCACTTAGAGTGCGATACGTTCCCGATACTCGAGTGGATAGCCGAGAACGTTAAGGATAAAGTATTAGTCAACATAATGGAGCAGTACCGCCCGGAGTACTTGGTGCTCAAGTTCCCCCAGCGTTGGCCAGACATAGCGAGGCCGGTGAGCGCGGAGGAGGTAGAGGCCGCCCGCAAGAGGGCCGACGAGCTGGGGATAGTGTGGAGGCCCGTCAGCTGA
- a CDS encoding multiprotein bridging factor aMBF1, translated as MKGNVLYCEMCGRPIYGKAYRVYIEGAEMVLCESCFRSVKAKVAPLPKKERKAAPKPKTKKVVEYVVVEDYAERVRKARERLGLSRRELGMKVGEHETVIKRIELGRLEPDLELARKLERVLGVELVKKVEYEESEAPKFQGPAELTLGDVAVLRKE; from the coding sequence ATGAAGGGCAACGTCCTATATTGTGAGATGTGCGGGAGGCCCATCTACGGCAAGGCGTACCGGGTCTACATAGAGGGCGCGGAAATGGTGCTCTGCGAGTCTTGCTTCCGCTCCGTCAAGGCCAAGGTCGCTCCTCTCCCCAAGAAGGAGCGGAAGGCCGCTCCGAAACCCAAGACCAAGAAGGTCGTTGAGTACGTAGTGGTGGAGGACTACGCCGAGAGGGTTCGGAAGGCTAGGGAGCGCTTGGGGCTGAGCAGGAGGGAGCTGGGCATGAAGGTCGGGGAGCACGAGACCGTGATCAAGAGGATAGAACTAGGGCGCTTGGAGCCGGACTTGGAGCTCGCGAGGAAGCTGGAGAGGGTGCTGGGGGTGGAGCTGGTGAAGAAGGTAGAGTACGAGGAGAGCGAGGCCCCCAAGTTCCAAGGCCCCGCGGAGCTCACCTTGGGCGACGTGGCGGTGCTCAGGAAGGAGTGA
- a CDS encoding tRNA(His) guanylyltransferase Thg1 family protein, with product MKDREPFSNLRVEGPVIVRMDGVSFGKYSKLLGKHRDERLHNALVSSAKELVEYYSCDSAYVSSDEVSVYCKLPPFGGRVEKLVSVFSSFLGSHFSVKVSPLPPGWFDGRVVLAGDWKAYVMWRLKVTVCNYASSVARKPCSQALKEVRLPPEAFGTLLERVEVLKKGYTR from the coding sequence CTGAAGGACAGGGAACCCTTCTCAAACTTGAGGGTTGAGGGGCCCGTAATAGTTAGGATGGACGGCGTTAGCTTCGGGAAGTACTCCAAGCTGTTGGGCAAGCATAGAGACGAAAGGCTTCACAACGCCTTGGTCTCGTCCGCCAAGGAGTTGGTGGAGTACTACTCTTGCGACTCCGCTTACGTCTCCAGCGACGAGGTGAGCGTCTACTGCAAGCTCCCTCCCTTCGGGGGGAGGGTGGAGAAGCTGGTCTCCGTGTTCTCCTCCTTCTTGGGTTCCCACTTCTCCGTGAAGGTGAGTCCCCTCCCGCCGGGGTGGTTCGACGGCCGCGTGGTCTTGGCGGGCGACTGGAAGGCCTACGTTATGTGGAGGCTTAAGGTGACCGTGTGCAACTACGCCTCCTCCGTCGCGAGGAAGCCTTGTTCCCAAGCCTTGAAGGAGGTCCGCTTGCCCCCGGAGGCCTTCGGCACCCTCTTGGAGAGGGTCGAGGTGCTGAAGAAAGGCTACACCCGCTGA
- a CDS encoding serine aminopeptidase domain-containing protein — protein MKAAVFHGYGSSPTRIKWLVKAFKEVADEVIVPTLPSVLAKAWEATKELEADVYGGHSMGGALALLHSASKGRPAVAVAPPTNLRKQLAHLKEKFPKIYEDITSQVDEEVMIELSPINMEFKAPILVIHGTEDKVVPLEQSLEFCEKVKECHLVVVDGMGHKPVTEAEKELVRRHVVEFLRSLS, from the coding sequence GTGAAGGCGGCTGTGTTCCACGGCTACGGCTCCTCGCCCACCAGGATAAAGTGGCTTGTGAAGGCTTTCAAGGAAGTCGCCGATGAAGTGATAGTTCCGACGCTCCCCAGCGTCCTAGCGAAGGCTTGGGAGGCCACCAAGGAGTTGGAGGCGGACGTTTACGGGGGCCACAGCATGGGGGGCGCCTTGGCCCTCTTGCACTCCGCCTCCAAGGGGAGGCCCGCGGTCGCGGTCGCCCCTCCGACGAACTTGAGGAAGCAGCTCGCTCACTTGAAAGAGAAGTTTCCGAAGATATACGAAGACATAACCAGCCAAGTTGACGAGGAGGTTATGATAGAGCTGAGCCCCATAAACATGGAGTTCAAAGCTCCAATCCTCGTAATACACGGGACAGAGGACAAGGTGGTGCCCTTAGAGCAGAGCTTGGAGTTCTGCGAAAAGGTCAAGGAGTGTCACTTGGTAGTGGTGGACGGGATGGGTCACAAGCCGGTTACGGAGGCCGAGAAGGAGCTGGTCAGGAGGCACGTGGTCGAGTTCTTGCGCTCCCTCAGCTGA
- a CDS encoding RNA 2'-phosphotransferase codes for MLDDKTRVKLSKKMTYLLRHKEGFVDPEGWASLDSLVRELRKFFPWVSKEHVLEVISKDDKGRYELRGDKVRARYGHTVKYVRPTLEESYETLLYHGTSCEAARAILKEGIKPMKRNFVHLTTSLEEAIENARRKGKCIKVLIVDGECLRKRGIKIYKAGKHVRVCSYVPPECVVGEA; via the coding sequence TTGTTGGACGACAAGACGAGGGTTAAGCTCAGCAAGAAGATGACCTACCTCTTGAGGCACAAGGAGGGCTTCGTGGACCCGGAGGGGTGGGCCAGCCTGGACTCCCTCGTACGCGAGTTGAGGAAGTTTTTCCCGTGGGTCTCGAAGGAACACGTGCTAGAGGTCATTTCCAAGGACGACAAGGGGCGATACGAGCTGAGGGGCGACAAGGTGAGGGCGAGGTACGGACACACGGTGAAGTACGTCAGGCCGACCTTGGAGGAGTCCTACGAAACACTACTCTACCACGGAACCTCTTGCGAGGCCGCGAGGGCCATACTCAAGGAGGGCATAAAACCTATGAAGAGGAACTTCGTCCACCTCACCACCAGCTTAGAGGAGGCTATAGAGAACGCGAGGAGGAAGGGTAAGTGCATAAAGGTCTTGATTGTGGACGGGGAGTGCTTGAGGAAGAGAGGAATAAAAATCTACAAGGCAGGGAAGCACGTAAGGGTGTGCAGCTACGTCCCGCCCGAGTGCGTGGTGGGAGAGGCTTGA
- a CDS encoding radical SAM/SPASM domain-containing protein, with protein sequence MTSGMGAFLAGLRATFNNPLTRTLLRKASKRVTCEIGGRTVTERVSFFAMAEYAGEKVSCPSAILTKSFIKFTISTIAKLFKVKEEEVKAALSDPAVRRGLALVLEGLALYGVSVPQKFPAPFLVVWNFTNMCNLRCKHCYQRADKPLPNELTLEEKLNVVEQLDRAGVAAVALSGGEPTIHPHFWRVVKELSDRFIYVAVATNGWLLADKRMAEKAKRAGVRYVEVSVDSADPKKHDEFRGIPGSWKRAVKALKNAAELGMNAAMATTVTRLNVDEVDDILDLAEEIGIKRVVFFNFVPTGRGKEIIDLDLSPEEREEFLKKIALEMKRRNLEIVSTAPQFGRVCLQAGLGIVAPTHMYVGKPEELDMDKVISALAEFVGGCGAGRIYAALEPEGTVTPCVFLPVPMGNVREKDFREIWETSELFQKLRDRNNLWGFCRTCPYREICGGCRARAYGYFNDPLAPDPGCIYNKKYYEQLKSKALVATSGR encoded by the coding sequence ATGACTTCCGGAATGGGAGCGTTCCTTGCCGGCCTCAGAGCGACCTTCAACAACCCGCTGACTAGGACCTTGTTGCGCAAGGCCTCCAAGAGGGTCACGTGCGAGATAGGCGGAAGGACGGTCACCGAGAGGGTGTCTTTCTTCGCAATGGCGGAGTACGCCGGGGAGAAGGTGAGCTGTCCTTCGGCCATCTTAACGAAAAGCTTCATAAAGTTTACGATATCCACAATTGCTAAGCTGTTCAAGGTAAAGGAAGAGGAGGTCAAGGCAGCTCTGTCCGACCCGGCCGTGAGGAGGGGGCTGGCACTGGTCCTAGAGGGCTTGGCCCTCTACGGCGTCTCGGTGCCCCAGAAGTTCCCCGCGCCCTTCTTGGTGGTCTGGAACTTCACCAACATGTGTAACTTGCGCTGCAAGCACTGCTACCAGAGGGCCGACAAGCCCCTACCCAACGAGTTAACCTTGGAGGAGAAGTTGAACGTAGTAGAGCAGTTGGACCGCGCGGGGGTGGCGGCCGTAGCCTTGAGCGGCGGCGAGCCCACCATACACCCTCACTTCTGGAGGGTAGTCAAGGAGCTGAGCGACCGCTTCATATACGTCGCGGTGGCCACCAACGGCTGGCTCCTCGCGGACAAGAGGATGGCCGAGAAGGCGAAGAGGGCCGGGGTTAGGTACGTGGAAGTCTCCGTGGACTCGGCGGACCCGAAGAAGCACGACGAGTTCAGGGGGATCCCCGGGAGCTGGAAGAGGGCCGTTAAGGCGCTGAAGAATGCGGCCGAGCTGGGGATGAACGCGGCAATGGCAACTACTGTAACTAGGCTGAACGTGGACGAGGTAGACGATATATTGGACTTGGCGGAAGAGATAGGAATAAAGAGGGTGGTCTTCTTCAACTTCGTACCAACTGGAAGAGGTAAGGAGATAATCGATTTGGACTTGAGTCCCGAAGAGAGGGAGGAGTTCTTGAAAAAGATAGCCCTAGAGATGAAGAGGAGGAACTTGGAGATAGTGAGCACCGCCCCCCAGTTCGGGAGGGTCTGCTTACAAGCGGGCCTAGGGATAGTGGCCCCCACCCACATGTACGTCGGCAAGCCTGAGGAACTGGACATGGATAAGGTGATAAGCGCCTTGGCGGAGTTCGTGGGAGGCTGCGGCGCGGGGAGGATCTACGCGGCCTTGGAGCCGGAGGGCACCGTAACCCCGTGCGTGTTCCTCCCGGTCCCCATGGGCAACGTAAGGGAGAAGGACTTCAGGGAGATATGGGAGACCAGCGAGCTGTTCCAGAAGCTGAGGGACAGGAACAACTTGTGGGGCTTCTGTAGGACTTGTCCCTACCGCGAGATATGTGGTGGTTGTAGGGCTAGGGCCTACGGGTACTTCAACGACCCCTTGGCCCCGGACCCGGGGTGCATATACAACAAGAAGTACTACGAGCAGCTCAAGTCTAAGGCGCTCGTCGCGACCAGCGGGCGCTAA
- a CDS encoding precorrin-2 dehydrogenase/sirohydrochlorin ferrochelatase family protein: MRARPEAIDERMRVPLYVEASKLTVVVFGGGKVGTRRAQKFANAGARVRVVAKEFSEDLYYLNVELVKSDLEREDEIRKLIEDADIVVIATNNKEVNDKIFRIAKEMGKLVNDATEASRSDVHVPFEAEVDGIRIAVTSEGASGVAAHVALALIERCLKSNEFFKRINEFARRFKRELKELIDDPKRRFGLYWYVMLQRDIIEMVREGKIDEALEKALAIAKSYEGEGMTDVKYALGKFLEEWGDELLRAWP, translated from the coding sequence TTGCGCGCGAGGCCAGAGGCTATTGATGAAAGGATGCGCGTGCCGCTGTACGTCGAGGCCTCGAAGCTCACTGTAGTCGTGTTCGGAGGGGGCAAGGTGGGCACCAGGAGGGCGCAGAAGTTTGCCAACGCGGGAGCGCGGGTGAGGGTCGTCGCTAAGGAGTTCAGTGAGGACCTTTATTATTTGAACGTAGAACTGGTTAAGTCCGACCTAGAGAGGGAAGATGAAATAAGGAAGCTCATTGAGGACGCCGACATAGTTGTAATAGCGACAAACAATAAAGAGGTGAACGACAAGATATTTAGAATTGCTAAGGAGATGGGGAAACTGGTCAACGACGCCACCGAGGCCTCCCGCAGCGACGTCCACGTGCCCTTCGAGGCGGAGGTGGACGGGATAAGGATAGCGGTGACCAGCGAGGGGGCCTCCGGCGTCGCCGCTCACGTGGCGCTCGCACTAATTGAGAGGTGCTTGAAGAGCAACGAATTCTTCAAGAGGATAAACGAGTTTGCCAGGAGGTTCAAGCGAGAGCTCAAGGAACTCATAGACGACCCCAAGAGGAGGTTCGGGCTCTACTGGTACGTGATGTTGCAGAGGGACATAATCGAGATGGTGAGGGAGGGCAAGATAGACGAAGCCTTAGAGAAGGCCTTAGCTATAGCTAAGAGCTACGAAGGCGAGGGGATGACGGACGTCAAGTACGCTCTCGGGAAGTTTCTCGAAGAATGGGGCGACGAGCTACTAAGAGCGTGGCCTTGA